One Hyphomonadaceae bacterium BL14 genomic window, TTCACACAGTATTTCGGGCCATTCGGCGATGATCCTTTCATCGCCCCCCTGCCCGATCGCCCCCGCATCATCGAGGTCAAACGCGAGGCGCATGAAAAGGCGTCGGTGTTCGCCGCGGCCTGGCATTCTGACTGGAGCTTTCAGGACACGCCGCCCGCCGCCACCATTCTGCATTCCAAAATCATCCCGCCGGCGGGCGGCGACACGCTGTTCTGCAATGGCTATGCGGCCTATGACGCGCTTTCCGATGCCACGAAGGCCCGCATCGAGGGCTTGCAGGCGGTGCATTCGGCGGCGCTGGCTTACGCGCCTGACGGCGTCTACGGCTCCATGGACGGGCCGGACCGGTCCATGACCATCCGCGCCGACGAGCGCGCCCGCGCCGCGCGCCTGCATCCGGTGGTGAAAACCCACCCTGAAACAGGGCGCAAGACCCTGTTCGTCAATCCCGGCTATGTGCGCACGATTGAGGGCCTGAGCGATGAAGAGGCCTTCTTCCTGCTCATCGAGCTCTATCAGGCCGCCCATGACGAGCGCGTCGTCTACCGCCATGTGTGGGAGCCGGATATGCTGCTCATGTGGGATAATCGCTGCACCCAGCACATGGCCACGGGCGGCTATGCCGGCCATGCCCGGCTTCTGCACCGCACCACGGTGGCGGGACCCTAGTCGAGCAGGCGATCAAATTCATAGGCACCGGCGCCGGGGACCTTGAAGGCGAAGGCGCCGCCGTCGAGGCGTCCCGATTC contains:
- a CDS encoding TauD/TfdA family dioxygenase; translated protein: MSTITVTPSGATLGASVTGVDLTRPLDPGTIAAIRAAWLEHLVLAFPGQKMSHDDLERFTQYFGPFGDDPFIAPLPDRPRIIEVKREAHEKASVFAAAWHSDWSFQDTPPAATILHSKIIPPAGGDTLFCNGYAAYDALSDATKARIEGLQAVHSAALAYAPDGVYGSMDGPDRSMTIRADERARAARLHPVVKTHPETGRKTLFVNPGYVRTIEGLSDEEAFFLLIELYQAAHDERVVYRHVWEPDMLLMWDNRCTQHMATGGYAGHARLLHRTTVAGP